A stretch of Alkalicella caledoniensis DNA encodes these proteins:
- a CDS encoding TRAP transporter small permease yields the protein MSILKKVDQILSKLEAFILSFGVIAMSLLLIGNVIMRAVFNNSWSFAEEIGQFMVVVVTFVGISYATRKGKHIRMTAIYDMSSFKVKKILTLIVSFVTMVVMFYFAYLGLRYTLMVASRGRVTPALEWARYVVVMFFPIGFFMGGVQNLVNFVLNVIHKDEIYSGNEGPDKEAETFADLTGITTSEEL from the coding sequence ATGTCTATATTAAAAAAAGTTGATCAGATTTTAAGTAAGCTAGAAGCATTTATTTTAAGTTTTGGTGTAATTGCAATGTCATTACTTTTGATTGGTAACGTTATAATGCGTGCAGTATTTAACAACTCATGGTCTTTTGCTGAGGAAATAGGTCAGTTCATGGTTGTAGTTGTTACATTCGTTGGTATTAGTTACGCTACCCGTAAAGGTAAACACATAAGAATGACTGCAATTTACGACATGTCATCTTTCAAGGTAAAAAAGATTCTAACACTGATAGTTTCTTTTGTAACAATGGTAGTTATGTTCTATTTCGCTTACCTAGGACTAAGGTACACTCTAATGGTAGCAAGTAGAGGACGTGTAACACCGGCTCTAGAATGGGCCAGATATGTAGTAGTTATGTTCTTCCCAATTGGATTTTTTATGGGTGGAGTTCAAAATCTTGTAAACTTCGTGCTTAATGTAATCCATAAAGATGAGATTTACTCCGGTAATGAAGGACCAGATAAAGAAGCAGAAACTTTTGCTGACTTAACTGGGATAACAACTTCAGAAGAACTATAA
- a CDS encoding amidohydrolase: protein MDVKALVSNLKEELINLRRDFHKYPELGFQEFRTQRVVEEYLKQCGLEVEKMAKTGVVGLLKGDNPGPTLLLRGDMDALPMTEEADVPYKSLNEGVMHSCAHDGHVAMLLVAAKILSSNKDMLHGNVKFVFQPNEEDAGAKFMVEEGVLQNPTVDACAAIHLWTPIEVGKISVSEGAVMGAHENFKVKIKGKGGHSSSPHNAIDPVLIASQVIVATQAITTKEINALKPTVINFSMIHGGTAPNIIPEEVELQGTLRYLYEGGPDTPEKPRKRMERIIAGICETFGASYEMEFIPCNFPVVNDAKMAGFVKGIAASIVGQENIVPYVTMAGEDFSEFTIGIPSTLYFVGAGNEAKDAHYPHHHPKFNIDEDSLSIGVEMHVRTALEYLSPKK from the coding sequence GTGGATGTAAAGGCATTAGTTAGTAACTTGAAAGAAGAACTTATAAATTTGAGAAGGGATTTCCATAAATATCCCGAACTTGGGTTTCAAGAGTTCAGAACACAAAGAGTAGTTGAAGAATATTTAAAGCAATGTGGCCTAGAAGTTGAAAAAATGGCTAAGACAGGAGTAGTAGGATTGCTTAAGGGGGACAACCCTGGACCTACCTTGCTACTAAGAGGGGATATGGATGCACTTCCAATGACTGAAGAAGCAGATGTTCCATACAAATCCCTAAATGAAGGAGTAATGCACTCTTGTGCTCATGATGGGCACGTTGCTATGCTACTAGTTGCAGCTAAAATTTTAAGCTCTAACAAAGACATGCTTCATGGAAACGTTAAGTTTGTTTTCCAACCTAATGAAGAAGATGCAGGAGCAAAGTTTATGGTTGAAGAGGGTGTATTGCAAAACCCAACTGTCGACGCCTGCGCTGCCATCCATTTATGGACACCCATTGAAGTTGGGAAAATAAGTGTTTCAGAAGGGGCCGTTATGGGTGCCCATGAGAACTTTAAAGTAAAGATTAAAGGTAAAGGTGGACATTCATCTTCACCACACAACGCTATTGATCCAGTTTTGATTGCCTCACAGGTTATTGTGGCTACCCAAGCTATAACCACTAAAGAGATTAACGCCTTAAAACCTACGGTAATCAATTTTTCAATGATACATGGGGGAACTGCTCCTAACATTATCCCCGAAGAAGTAGAATTACAAGGAACACTAAGATACCTATATGAAGGAGGACCTGACACGCCAGAGAAGCCAAGGAAACGTATGGAAAGAATTATAGCTGGTATTTGTGAAACATTTGGAGCCAGCTATGAGATGGAGTTCATACCTTGTAACTTCCCAGTTGTTAATGACGCTAAAATGGCGGGATTTGTAAAAGGTATAGCTGCTAGTATTGTAGGACAAGAAAACATTGTCCCATATGTTACCATGGCAGGTGAGGATTTCTCCGAATTCACAATAGGAATTCCATCTACACTATACTTCGTAGGTGCAGGTAATGAAGCAAAAGATGCTCACTATCCACATCATCATCCAAAATTCAATATAGATGAGGATTCGTTAAGCATCGGAGTAGAAATGCATGTTAGAACAGCGTTAGAGTATTTGTCTCCCAAGAAATAA
- a CDS encoding IclR family transcriptional regulator: MERTVRKPLYRPKYPVQSLEKALEIIDILAQQDTDQGLGISELNEILDLGKSTIHRLLDTLVAYQYVERLENNNYRLGWGLFQIGSALPRQRRVEKLEVKALKDISNKFQETVNLGVRGGNDVIVVSKVDPDTNSRVKIDSHVGEIEPIYATGLGKILFAELDEDTVREVIKNVDFKKYTENTITNAEDFLKELRKVKEQGYAIDNEEYFMGLTCLAMPIRGHEGEVVAALSVSGPTFRFGVDKIMTLREELSKEILQISKHLGFESNK, encoded by the coding sequence TTGGAAAGAACAGTTAGAAAACCATTATATAGGCCTAAGTACCCAGTTCAATCCCTAGAAAAAGCATTGGAGATTATTGATATACTGGCCCAACAAGACACAGACCAAGGTCTGGGAATAAGCGAATTAAACGAAATTTTAGATTTGGGTAAGAGCACTATTCACAGGCTACTGGACACTTTAGTAGCTTATCAATATGTTGAAAGGCTCGAAAATAATAATTACCGATTGGGATGGGGTCTGTTCCAAATTGGCAGTGCACTACCTAGACAAAGAAGAGTTGAAAAGCTTGAGGTTAAGGCTCTTAAAGATATAAGTAATAAGTTTCAAGAGACAGTTAACCTAGGAGTTAGGGGAGGAAATGATGTAATAGTTGTTTCAAAAGTAGATCCTGACACTAATTCAAGGGTTAAAATTGATTCTCATGTGGGTGAAATAGAACCTATCTACGCAACAGGGTTAGGTAAAATATTATTTGCTGAATTAGATGAAGATACAGTTCGTGAAGTAATAAAGAATGTCGACTTTAAAAAATATACAGAAAACACCATAACTAACGCTGAAGACTTTCTTAAAGAGTTAAGAAAGGTAAAAGAACAAGGATATGCAATAGATAACGAGGAGTACTTTATGGGGCTTACATGTCTAGCAATGCCCATAAGGGGACATGAAGGTGAAGTGGTTGCAGCCCTGAGTGTAAGTGGACCCACCTTTAGATTTGGCGTTGATAAAATAATGACATTAAGGGAAGAATTAAGTAAAGAGATACTTCAGATATCAAAACATTTAGGTTTTGAGTCTAATAAATAA
- the fba gene encoding class II fructose-1,6-bisphosphate aldolase yields MLVSASKMLKDARAGQYAVGQFNINNLEWTKAILQTAQENNSPVILGVSEGAGKYMAGYKTVVGMVNGMLEELNITVPVALHLDHGSYEGAKKVIEAGFSSVMFDGSHYPIEENITKTKEIIAIANSKGISVEAEVGSIGGEEDGVVGAGEIADPKECKQIADLGVDMLAAGIGNIHGQYPENWQGLNFDALAQIQDATGEMPLVLHGGTGIPDAMIKEAISLGVAKINVNTECQLVFAAATRKYIEAGKDLEGKGFDPRKIFAPGVDAIKAIVKEKMELFGSVNKA; encoded by the coding sequence ATGTTAGTTTCAGCGAGCAAAATGTTAAAAGATGCTAGGGCAGGCCAATATGCTGTTGGTCAGTTCAACATCAACAACTTAGAGTGGACTAAAGCAATTCTTCAAACTGCACAAGAGAACAATTCCCCCGTAATACTAGGTGTTTCCGAAGGTGCTGGAAAGTACATGGCCGGTTACAAAACTGTTGTAGGTATGGTAAATGGTATGTTAGAAGAACTTAACATAACTGTTCCAGTTGCTCTTCACCTAGACCACGGTAGTTATGAAGGTGCTAAAAAAGTTATTGAGGCAGGATTCTCTTCAGTTATGTTCGATGGTTCTCATTACCCTATCGAAGAAAATATAACTAAAACTAAAGAAATAATTGCCATCGCTAACTCTAAAGGAATATCAGTGGAAGCTGAAGTTGGTTCCATAGGTGGAGAAGAAGACGGTGTTGTAGGCGCCGGCGAGATTGCAGATCCAAAAGAGTGCAAGCAAATCGCTGACCTTGGAGTTGATATGTTAGCAGCAGGAATCGGTAATATTCATGGTCAATACCCTGAAAACTGGCAAGGTCTTAACTTCGATGCATTAGCTCAAATTCAGGATGCAACAGGTGAGATGCCACTAGTTCTTCACGGTGGAACTGGTATCCCTGATGCTATGATTAAAGAAGCTATTTCCCTTGGTGTTGCTAAAATCAATGTTAACACTGAGTGTCAGTTAGTTTTTGCTGCTGCTACTAGAAAATACATTGAAGCTGGTAAAGACTTAGAAGGTAAAGGCTTTGACCCACGCAAGATTTTTGCTCCTGGTGTTGATGCTATTAAAGCTATAGTAAAGGAAAAGATGGAACTTTTCGGTTCTGTAAACAAAGCTTAA
- a CDS encoding sodium:solute symporter family transporter, whose translation MFTTFNVFLMMLGTVSVFAILGVLYSRGKVDGMDQFLTARGTAGKKMLSATLLASFLGVFMLFTPPEAGILGGIPAVVGYSIGVVSLYIAFMVLSPKVKEYMPTGSTLTDYVLKRYGHRMYLLTIVVALFYMLVHLVAELTAIGQVAFELAEVPMLYTALLVGLATVIYTAYGGLRASIFTDMVQMVFVIILLIGVTVGVVYYGGGINNIHSQITTYSPQLLSFNNWGGIQYGLTLCIAVFVSNLFHQGYWQRIYAGKDNKTLSKSLMTSTIIVFPIMILTGVLGIVAAGFNQGNNPSVALFSLAYSIFPAGLIVALFLLALVLVMSTVDTLMNSIIATLAKDSKRLFKNTKEEKLLRIARIATVIMILPVALVSARGYSVLYLFFVADLVCAGVCFPLFFGLYSKKCTENMALISSVLGIISGIPFFIANQLLLSFTVPIIVSASICLLATRLSKSELIKGIEV comes from the coding sequence ATGTTTACAACTTTTAATGTATTCCTCATGATGTTAGGTACTGTGTCTGTTTTTGCTATCTTAGGGGTTCTTTACAGTCGCGGCAAAGTAGATGGAATGGATCAATTTCTCACTGCCAGGGGTACCGCAGGCAAAAAAATGCTTTCGGCTACGTTATTAGCATCTTTCTTAGGCGTGTTTATGCTGTTTACTCCTCCCGAAGCAGGGATTTTAGGAGGAATTCCTGCGGTAGTAGGTTATTCTATAGGTGTAGTAAGTCTATATATAGCGTTTATGGTTCTGAGTCCTAAGGTTAAAGAATATATGCCTACGGGGAGTACCCTTACAGACTACGTACTTAAAAGGTATGGGCACAGAATGTACTTGCTAACTATTGTAGTGGCTCTGTTTTATATGCTTGTGCATTTAGTAGCTGAGTTAACAGCCATAGGGCAAGTAGCCTTTGAACTTGCGGAAGTTCCCATGCTTTATACGGCTTTACTAGTAGGATTAGCCACTGTAATATACACTGCCTATGGTGGATTACGGGCATCTATTTTTACAGATATGGTTCAGATGGTGTTTGTTATAATTCTTTTGATAGGTGTTACAGTAGGAGTTGTGTACTATGGGGGTGGAATAAATAACATTCACAGCCAAATAACTACTTACTCTCCGCAACTACTTAGTTTTAATAATTGGGGGGGCATCCAGTATGGGCTGACATTATGTATAGCTGTTTTTGTATCTAACCTATTTCATCAAGGGTACTGGCAGAGAATATATGCAGGTAAGGATAATAAAACCCTTAGTAAGTCACTGATGACTTCGACAATAATAGTATTCCCTATAATGATATTAACTGGGGTACTAGGGATTGTAGCTGCAGGTTTCAATCAAGGTAACAATCCTTCAGTAGCCCTTTTCTCACTTGCATATAGTATTTTTCCTGCAGGGCTTATAGTGGCGTTATTTTTATTGGCTCTAGTACTTGTTATGAGTACTGTTGATACCCTTATGAATTCAATAATAGCGACCCTTGCAAAAGATAGTAAAAGGCTGTTTAAAAACACCAAAGAAGAAAAGCTTCTAAGGATTGCTAGGATAGCTACAGTTATTATGATTTTACCTGTTGCCCTAGTCTCAGCTAGGGGATATAGTGTGCTTTACCTATTTTTTGTGGCTGATCTAGTTTGTGCTGGTGTGTGTTTTCCACTATTTTTTGGCCTTTACTCTAAAAAATGTACAGAGAATATGGCTTTGATTTCGTCAGTACTAGGTATCATATCAGGAATACCGTTTTTTATAGCAAATCAGCTACTATTGAGCTTTACAGTTCCTATTATTGTTTCCGCATCAATATGTTTGTTGGCAACAAGACTGAGTAAATCAGAGCTAATTAAAGGTATAGAAGTATAA
- a CDS encoding MASE3 domain-containing protein, translated as MNIIAEGRYKLNSRIVIKYLSGFFALLLVSLYVSFKNYLLFHTIIELFSIIIAFTITAISLHSYHASKNKLVVFLGIAYGFIGSFDLLHTLAFKGMGVFPNHTADLPTQLWIMARYIEAFSVLALPYVLGNNIRQRKIFFVYCFVSLILLLSVFRWDIFPSSFIEGQGLTSFKIISEYIICGIIGVSIFQLYKIRDQIEPSIFNYLILALFTTILTELFFTLYTDVYGITNMLGHVFKAVSFSFIYQAIIKTSLHFPYLQLKFTTEVLKQEISEKKKEEVIRKSMENDILKASKLDSIATLAGGIAHDFNNLLTIILGQASLSRFYVQDNPKALKSIEEIEKATQQATGLTQQLLTFSKGGEPIKNTEAVDGIIQETLALALSGSNVIAQFNSSDDLGLVDLDKGQFKQVINNLAINACQAMPKGGVLKVDAKNISIGKDELNFFLNEGKYVKITIEDHGIGISPENLSKIFDPFFTTKSNGHGLGLASCFSIIKRHNGYITVKSKEGIGTTFYIYLPISTNNALILDTEMSNNIYKAEGKILIMDDEEAIRDVAEGMLTEMGYAVDFATNGREALNMYMKSYNLGNPYDIVILDLTIPGGMGGNETARKIFDEDESAKIIISSGYSDDKIINPLHKNLNHFLKKPYTFEELSYVIHSTTTQGTGSNIKKII; from the coding sequence ATGAATATAATAGCAGAAGGCAGATATAAATTGAATTCCCGAATTGTGATTAAATATCTTTCCGGATTTTTTGCATTACTTCTAGTATCTCTTTATGTAAGTTTTAAAAACTATTTGTTATTCCACACCATAATTGAACTCTTTAGTATAATTATAGCTTTTACAATTACTGCTATCTCTTTACATTCCTATCATGCATCTAAAAATAAGCTTGTGGTTTTTTTAGGTATAGCTTATGGATTTATTGGTTCTTTTGACCTACTTCACACCTTGGCTTTTAAGGGCATGGGAGTTTTTCCAAACCATACCGCAGATTTACCTACCCAACTTTGGATAATGGCCCGCTACATAGAGGCTTTCTCAGTATTAGCTTTGCCCTATGTACTAGGCAATAACATCAGGCAACGAAAGATATTTTTTGTGTATTGTTTTGTATCATTGATTTTACTCCTATCAGTTTTTAGATGGGATATCTTCCCCAGTAGCTTTATTGAGGGTCAAGGGCTAACATCATTTAAAATTATTAGCGAATACATAATATGTGGTATTATCGGTGTGTCTATATTTCAGCTATATAAAATTAGGGATCAGATAGAACCTAGTATTTTCAACTATTTGATTTTAGCACTTTTCACAACAATTCTTACAGAGTTATTTTTTACTTTATATACTGATGTGTACGGCATCACCAATATGCTTGGCCATGTATTCAAAGCAGTTTCCTTTTCATTTATCTATCAAGCAATTATCAAAACCAGCCTACACTTTCCTTATCTGCAGCTAAAGTTCACCACCGAAGTATTAAAACAAGAAATTTCCGAAAAGAAAAAAGAGGAAGTTATTAGGAAGAGTATGGAAAACGATATACTAAAAGCTTCTAAACTAGACTCAATTGCCACCCTGGCAGGTGGTATTGCCCATGATTTTAATAATTTATTGACTATTATTTTAGGACAAGCATCATTAAGTAGGTTTTATGTTCAAGATAATCCAAAGGCACTTAAAAGTATAGAAGAAATTGAAAAGGCAACTCAACAAGCTACTGGATTGACACAGCAACTTCTAACCTTCTCTAAGGGTGGAGAACCAATTAAAAACACCGAGGCTGTCGATGGAATAATTCAAGAAACACTTGCATTGGCATTAAGCGGTTCGAATGTCATAGCTCAGTTTAATTCATCAGATGATTTAGGACTTGTGGACTTAGATAAAGGGCAGTTTAAGCAAGTCATTAATAACCTTGCAATAAATGCTTGCCAAGCAATGCCAAAAGGTGGTGTATTAAAAGTTGATGCAAAAAATATATCAATAGGAAAAGATGAGTTGAATTTCTTCTTGAATGAAGGTAAATACGTCAAAATTACCATAGAAGACCATGGCATTGGGATATCACCAGAAAATCTATCTAAAATATTTGATCCGTTTTTTACAACTAAAAGCAATGGACATGGCCTTGGTCTTGCCTCGTGTTTTTCAATCATTAAGAGGCATAATGGATATATCACCGTTAAGTCTAAAGAAGGTATTGGGACTACCTTTTACATCTATCTACCTATTTCCACTAATAATGCTTTGATTTTAGATACTGAAATGAGTAATAATATATATAAAGCTGAAGGGAAAATATTAATAATGGATGACGAAGAAGCCATTAGAGACGTTGCAGAAGGTATGCTTACAGAAATGGGTTATGCTGTAGACTTTGCCACCAACGGGCGTGAAGCTTTGAATATGTATATGAAATCCTACAATCTTGGCAACCCCTATGATATTGTAATTTTAGACTTGACCATACCTGGTGGTATGGGTGGCAATGAAACTGCCAGAAAAATATTTGATGAAGATGAAAGTGCCAAAATAATAATTTCCAGCGGATACTCCGATGATAAAATAATTAATCCATTACATAAAAACCTTAACCACTTCTTAAAAAAGCCCTATACCTTTGAGGAACTAAGTTATGTCATTCACTCTACAACTACACAGGGCACTGGCTCAAATATTAAAAAAATTATATAA
- a CDS encoding signal peptidase II: MKATYKYLIITIMVLIEQGIKLVVKNYKGVETPIINNFIYFRPKQNVHYSWLNSMVEIQNTRFFHIALTTVLLIFTFFVFRYFAYKYGPRIYSGLLEVFLISGMVCSLIDRVFWNGSLDYILLKGFFIFDLKDVYLSTFQVLFVFFVVKNWNAISKVSEKELFIDFINFIKK; encoded by the coding sequence TTGAAAGCTACTTATAAATATTTAATTATTACGATTATGGTGCTGATAGAACAAGGCATAAAGTTAGTTGTGAAAAACTACAAGGGTGTCGAGACTCCTATCATAAATAATTTTATATACTTCAGGCCAAAGCAAAATGTGCACTATTCATGGCTAAATTCAATGGTTGAAATCCAAAACACAAGATTTTTTCATATCGCCCTAACTACAGTGTTACTGATATTTACTTTTTTTGTATTTAGGTACTTTGCCTATAAATATGGTCCCAGAATATATTCTGGCCTACTAGAGGTATTTCTTATTTCAGGTATGGTTTGCTCCCTCATAGATCGAGTCTTTTGGAATGGTAGTCTTGACTACATACTTTTGAAAGGATTTTTTATATTTGATCTAAAAGATGTTTACCTTAGTACCTTTCAAGTACTATTCGTTTTCTTTGTGGTAAAAAACTGGAATGCTATCTCTAAGGTGAGTGAAAAAGAGTTATTTATTGATTTTATAAACTTTATCAAAAAATAA
- the tnpB gene encoding IS200/IS605 family element RNA-guided endonuclease TnpB: MLKAYKYRIYPNEEQKVQLAKTFGCARFVYNYYLAEKIKLYKDKQESLSKIDCNNHLNRELKKELIWLKEVDKFALTNSIYNLDTAYQHFFRRVKQGKDKTGFPRFKSRHSNRLSYTTNFTNNNIKIDFSDNKIKLPKLKWIESKVHREFDGKIKSANIVQNSSGRYYVSILVDTEAKDLPLPKVDKTIGLDLGISNFLIDSDGNTISNPKNLYKHERKLAKLQRQLAKKQKTSNSRNKMRIKVARLHEKISDTRRDFLHKLSKQIINENQIIVSEDLNVRGMVRNHKLAKAISDVAWSEFTRQLEYKANWYCRTYVKIDRLFPSSQLCSHCGFKDTKTKSLSVREWTCDNCGNEHDRDINASRNILQEGLRMLA; this comes from the coding sequence GTGTTAAAGGCATACAAGTATAGAATATATCCAAATGAAGAGCAAAAAGTGCAACTAGCTAAAACCTTTGGGTGTGCTAGATTTGTTTATAACTACTACTTAGCCGAAAAAATAAAGCTGTATAAAGACAAACAAGAATCTCTGTCTAAAATAGACTGTAACAACCATCTAAACAGAGAACTAAAGAAAGAACTGATATGGCTTAAAGAAGTAGATAAGTTCGCCTTAACCAATTCTATTTACAACCTGGATACTGCTTATCAGCATTTCTTTAGAAGAGTTAAACAAGGAAAAGATAAGACAGGATTTCCTAGATTTAAAAGTAGGCATAGCAATAGATTAAGCTACACAACTAATTTTACAAATAACAACATAAAAATTGATTTCTCAGATAATAAAATTAAGTTGCCTAAATTAAAATGGATAGAATCCAAAGTTCATAGAGAATTTGATGGAAAAATCAAGTCTGCAAACATAGTTCAAAACTCAAGCGGAAGATATTATGTGAGTATTCTTGTGGATACAGAAGCAAAAGATCTACCACTACCGAAAGTAGATAAGACTATAGGGTTAGACTTAGGAATCAGTAATTTTCTGATAGACAGTGATGGAAATACAATTTCTAATCCAAAAAACCTATATAAACATGAAAGAAAACTGGCTAAACTACAAAGGCAATTAGCCAAGAAACAAAAAACTAGTAACAGTAGAAACAAGATGAGAATCAAGGTGGCCAGGCTTCACGAAAAGATATCAGATACCAGGAGGGATTTCTTACATAAACTGTCTAAGCAAATTATCAACGAAAACCAAATTATAGTTAGTGAAGACTTAAATGTAAGAGGAATGGTTAGGAATCATAAACTAGCTAAAGCAATATCAGATGTGGCATGGTCAGAATTCACTAGACAACTAGAATATAAAGCTAACTGGTATTGCAGAACTTATGTCAAGATAGACAGGTTATTCCCATCTAGTCAGCTATGCTCTCATTGTGGATTTAAGGACACAAAAACCAAGAGTCTATCAGTTAGAGAATGGACTTGTGATAATTGCGGAAATGAACATGATAGAGATATAAATGCCAGTAGGAATATACTGCAAGAAGGCTTGCGAATGTTAGCATAA
- a CDS encoding nitroreductase family protein has product MSVVLNNIFSRRSFRSYKEEPITEAELEAIIEAGKFAPSAMNQQPWHFTVIQNQAILHKINDTLKNMFLKSNNPKMVERASSEDFSPFYHAPTLIIVSGDTKAVAPEADCSLALGNMFLAAESLDIGSCWINSLRSLGNTKEGAALIKELDIPEDYIIFGSGAFGYKGTDHPEAPTRREGTVTYIE; this is encoded by the coding sequence GTGAGTGTAGTACTTAACAATATTTTTAGCCGTAGAAGTTTTAGATCCTATAAGGAAGAACCCATAACTGAAGCAGAGTTAGAAGCAATCATTGAAGCAGGTAAATTTGCGCCAAGTGCTATGAATCAACAACCGTGGCATTTTACTGTTATACAAAATCAGGCTATCTTACATAAAATAAATGACACACTAAAAAATATGTTTTTAAAGTCTAACAATCCTAAAATGGTAGAAAGGGCCAGCTCAGAAGATTTTAGCCCTTTTTATCATGCACCTACACTTATCATAGTAAGTGGAGATACTAAGGCTGTTGCCCCTGAAGCAGATTGTTCCCTTGCCCTTGGCAATATGTTCTTAGCTGCTGAATCCTTAGACATTGGTTCTTGCTGGATAAACTCTTTAAGATCTTTAGGTAATACCAAAGAGGGAGCCGCATTAATTAAGGAGTTGGATATTCCAGAGGATTATATTATATTCGGTTCTGGAGCTTTTGGTTATAAGGGCACAGATCATCCAGAAGCACCAACTAGAAGAGAAGGAACAGTTACTTATATTGAGTAG
- a CDS encoding VTT domain-containing protein has product MNKKTILRLMILVFVGWITFVNWDDIKNINITDFVSNSENIYITMAVILGLFALKSVIFILPIPMLYISSGMVLPIYIAIVVNIAGVLIEVSLTYIYGKFLGADYIDKIVCKSKKLQRGLELNQQNEFIITFLLRITPVNIEMVSLMLGASGNYYRNYLLASLMGLVPKLIIFTIIGYTMTNPVTFAIVALFSLALLTWGALIMQLKKRDLVSGFRG; this is encoded by the coding sequence ATGAACAAAAAGACAATTTTACGGCTTATGATCTTGGTTTTTGTGGGATGGATAACTTTTGTTAATTGGGATGACATAAAAAATATTAATATAACAGATTTTGTTAGTAACTCGGAAAATATATATATAACCATGGCAGTTATTTTAGGTTTATTTGCCCTAAAGTCAGTGATATTCATACTGCCAATACCCATGCTATATATTTCTTCAGGCATGGTACTTCCTATTTATATAGCAATAGTTGTTAATATCGCAGGTGTCTTAATAGAGGTATCTTTAACTTACATTTACGGTAAATTCTTAGGTGCTGATTATATAGACAAGATAGTTTGTAAAAGCAAAAAACTACAGAGGGGTTTGGAACTAAACCAGCAAAATGAGTTTATTATCACATTCCTTTTGAGGATAACACCTGTTAACATAGAGATGGTTAGTCTGATGCTTGGAGCCAGTGGTAATTATTATAGAAACTACTTACTTGCTTCACTTATGGGTTTAGTACCAAAACTTATTATATTTACAATAATTGGTTACACAATGACAAATCCCGTTACATTTGCCATCGTAGCCCTCTTCTCTTTAGCATTACTTACGTGGGGTGCCCTGATTATGCAGCTAAAGAAGAGGGACCTTGTAAGTGGATTTAGGGGATAG
- a CDS encoding DegV family protein yields the protein MSVKVVVDSTSYIPEELKKSYDIAVVPLSVVFNEEEVYKENAITNKEFYQKLDGSGVIPKSSQPSIEEVYATFEKIVKRGNSVVGVFISSEMSGTFATAHMVKDMILKNYPEASIELIDSRSNCMQLGYAALTAGRSAKKGMSLQEVVQATKENLKRSRFVFTPDTLEYLKKGGRIGTAQALLGSFLQIKPILTVTDGTTDVITKVRSKKKAIATIIDIFLEDIKKYGFAEGIIHHINCEEEAMEMAEKVKKMIGKTIDICPIGPVIGAHVGPGSLGIAYYTNEDMR from the coding sequence ATGTCTGTTAAAGTGGTAGTTGATAGTACATCATACATACCAGAGGAACTGAAAAAATCCTACGATATAGCTGTGGTGCCACTAAGTGTTGTTTTTAATGAGGAAGAGGTATATAAAGAAAATGCTATCACCAACAAAGAATTCTACCAGAAACTAGATGGGTCTGGGGTTATACCTAAATCGTCTCAGCCTTCCATTGAGGAAGTATATGCTACCTTTGAAAAAATTGTTAAAAGGGGAAATTCTGTTGTAGGTGTTTTTATTTCATCTGAGATGAGTGGTACTTTTGCCACAGCTCACATGGTAAAGGATATGATATTGAAAAACTATCCAGAAGCTTCCATTGAACTTATTGACTCGAGATCAAACTGTATGCAACTTGGTTATGCAGCTCTAACTGCTGGGAGATCTGCTAAGAAAGGCATGTCACTTCAGGAAGTAGTTCAGGCTACCAAAGAGAATCTCAAAAGAAGTAGGTTTGTTTTCACCCCTGATACATTGGAGTATCTTAAAAAAGGTGGGAGGATAGGAACTGCTCAAGCTTTACTAGGTTCTTTTTTACAGATTAAACCCATATTAACAGTTACAGATGGAACAACTGATGTCATAACAAAGGTTAGAAGTAAGAAGAAAGCTATTGCCACAATTATAGATATCTTTCTGGAGGATATAAAAAAGTATGGCTTTGCTGAAGGTATTATACATCACATAAATTGCGAAGAAGAAGCTATGGAAATGGCTGAGAAGGTAAAAAAAATGATTGGAAAGACAATTGATATATGCCCAATTGGACCTGTGATAGGAGCACATGTTGGCCCAGGTTCATTGGGAATAGCTTATTATACAAATGAAGATATGAGATAA